The genomic segment TGGGCGAACTCGGCGCCGACGCGGCCGAGATTGTCCCAGACGCCCATCAGGATCCGTTCGATCTCTTCCGGTGACTTCTCGGGGAAGGCGGCGGCGAGGTTGGAGCGGCCGATGCGGTGCTCGCGCAGGCGCGGTCCGATCAGCTTCACGGCACGCGCGAAAAAGTCCGAGGTCTTGGCGGGATCGAAATAGCGCGTGGTGCGCAGCATCGCGACGGTCGCGGCGCCGATCAGGCTGCCGCCGAGCGACTTGGCAGCCTCCCGCGCGCGGGCCTTCGTGCTCGCAGGAAGCAGCCTCATGCGTCCGGTCAGGCCGGTTCGCGGGTCAGGATCAGCGAAGCGTTCTGGCCGCCGAAGCCGAACGAGTTCGACATCACCGCAGTGACGCGGGCATCGCGCGCCTTGTTGCCGACGACGTTGAACAGGATCGTGGGATCCGGATTGTCGTAGTTGATCGTCGGCGGAATGCGCTGATGCTCGAGCGTGAGCAGCGAGAAGATCGCCTCGACCGCGCCGGCGGCCGAGATGGTGTGGCCGACCATCGACTTGTTGGAGGTGACCGGAATCTTCTGCGCGAGCTCGCCGAACACCGCCGACGTCGTGTTGAACTCCATCTTGTCGTTCTCGGGCGTCGCGGTGCCGTGCGCGTTGATGTGGTCGATCTGGTCCGGCGTCATGCCGGCGTCGGCCAGCGTCTTGTTCATGCAGCCGATGATCGGCTTGCCGTCGGGCGAGGAGCGGGTGCGATGGAACGAATCCGTGAGCTCGCCGCAGCCGGCAATCACGCCGAGAATCTTTGCGCCGCGCGCGGTGGCGGCCTCATAGCTTTCAAGCACGAGCGCGCCGGCACCTTCAGCCATGACGAAGCCGTCGCGGTTCTTGGAGAAGGGACGGGAGGCCGCCTGCGGCGGGTCGTTCTGGGTCGACAGCGCCGACAGCAGCGAGAAGCGCACCAGCG from the Bradyrhizobium sp. WBAH42 genome contains:
- a CDS encoding beta-ketoacyl-ACP synthase yields the protein MTAPRDKLGRPVVVVTGMGIMTSLGAGKSDNWAKLVAGESGIRTITRFPVDGLKTTMAGTVDFVSADPFSSTALSERMAELVTQEALEQAGVGAKADFPGPLFLAVAPVEVEWPQRRELGRAVGQQDISYDDLLRISGGGKFSAYHHRFMFGSVAAHLAETFGTKGSPISLSTACASGATSIQLGVEAIRRGETDAALCVATDGTVNPEALVRFSLLSALSTQNDPPQAASRPFSKNRDGFVMAEGAGALVLESYEAATARGAKILGVIAGCGELTDSFHRTRSSPDGKPIIGCMNKTLADAGMTPDQIDHINAHGTATPENDKMEFNTTSAVFGELAQKIPVTSNKSMVGHTISAAGAVEAIFSLLTLEHQRIPPTINYDNPDPTILFNVVGNKARDARVTAVMSNSFGFGGQNASLILTREPA